TAATCTGCCCATAATGTTTAATCGTTTCTTCAACCATGTTGATAATACTTTCTTCTTTAGATACATCTGTTTCAACAAAGTAAGCATCTCCTCCACTTTGCTTTATTTCTTCAACCGTTTCTTTACCAAATTCAGCATCTATTGTAGCAACGACTACTTTGGCACCTTTAAGACTTAACTGCTTAGCAATTCCTTTTCCAATTCCTTTTCCAGAACCTGTGACAATTGCAACTTGTCCATTTAAATTACTCATTCATTTTTCCTCCTTAAAATCTTTTATTAGGGTTAGGCAACGAGAATATATCTTCAACGATTAAAGAAGCTGCGCCAATCGTATATAAATCATTTTCTAAAGCAGATGTAACAATCGGCGTCTGCTTTGCTTCTTCACCCATTACTTTTAGCTGAATGACACGCATTATATTCGGTATTAAAACATCACTTATTTGAGTTAAACTCCCTCCTAACACGATGAATTTTGGTCCAAATAAATTAATTAAAATTGTAAATCCAAGACCGAGATTTCTTCCGATTTCTTCTGCTATATTTAAACAAAGTTCATCACCTTGATTGACTGCTTGGTAGAAATCTTCTATCGTCAAATCTTCTATATTAAACTTTTGATTTATTATGTGACTCGTTTCACCCATTTTTAGTTTGCGTTTCACTTTTTTCAAAATCGCTTTTTCTGATGTTAAAGTTTCTAGACATCCATAATTTCCGCATGAACATAGAGGTCCATCAGGATCTATCGTTACGTGACCAATTTGTCCGGTAACATGATGTGCACCTTTAAAGATTGAACCACCATTAATAATACTTGCACCTACACCGTAATCCACGATAACTGAAATGAAATTACTTTCATCTTTACCTTGACCAAACCACATTTCTGCTAGCGCTGCACTATTACAGTCATTGTCAATTAGAACTTTTAATTGAGTAATGTTTTCTAAAATCGTCTGAATCTCTACATTTCTCCAACCTAAATTAGGGGCAAATATATTTTTACCTTTTTCCGTATCTACTAATCCATGCATACCAACACCTATACCAAGTACTCCTATTTCCTTTTCCTTATAAGTTTGAGTGATTGAATTAATTTGTTGCCCTAAATATTCAATCATTTGATCTGGCTCTTTATGCGTATTCATCTCAATTTGTATCTCATATAAGATTTCTGCCTTTAAATTACAAACGATAACTGTTGTAGCATAAGCACCAATTTCTAAACCGACGATGACTTTCTTCTCTTTATTAATATCTAAAGGTATCGGTTGTCTTCCTCTAACTTTTATTTCCGATGGTTTTTCTTCAATCCATTGTTCTTCAATCAGTATAGAGACAATTTCCGAAACAGAGGGCCTAGATAATTCAATGCGGTTCGCAATTTCAACTCTCGATATAGGTCCATGCTTTTGAATCGTTCTTAAAACAAGTTGTTTATTATAATCTTTCATCAAATTTACATTAATTCTTGAAGATTGCTTCATGACAGTCCCCCTCTCATTTAAGTAATGCACGATAACTAATATCTTTTTGTTATTTTAATTTATACTTGATTTTCTATTTGAAAAGGCTTACAT
This portion of the Mammaliicoccus vitulinus genome encodes:
- a CDS encoding ROK family transcriptional regulator; protein product: MKQSSRINVNLMKDYNKQLVLRTIQKHGPISRVEIANRIELSRPSVSEIVSILIEEQWIEEKPSEIKVRGRQPIPLDINKEKKVIVGLEIGAYATTVIVCNLKAEILYEIQIEMNTHKEPDQMIEYLGQQINSITQTYKEKEIGVLGIGVGMHGLVDTEKGKNIFAPNLGWRNVEIQTILENITQLKVLIDNDCNSAALAEMWFGQGKDESNFISVIVDYGVGASIINGGSIFKGAHHVTGQIGHVTIDPDGPLCSCGNYGCLETLTSEKAILKKVKRKLKMGETSHIINQKFNIEDLTIEDFYQAVNQGDELCLNIAEEIGRNLGLGFTILINLFGPKFIVLGGSLTQISDVLIPNIMRVIQLKVMGEEAKQTPIVTSALENDLYTIGAASLIVEDIFSLPNPNKRF